One Lysinibacillus sp. OF-1 DNA segment encodes these proteins:
- a CDS encoding MinD/ParA family protein — protein sequence MRDQAETLRLKMMRQQGELGRAIAVVSGKGGVGKSNFTMNFAITLAQKGKRVAIVDMDIGMGNIHILIGKNASYSLKDYLEGNKLLDEVIFEGPYDLKYISGGSGMTSVLDWSQSMFERLIHAFEQLQKNYDYILFDMGAGATNWSLDLLTSIDEIIVISTAEPTSITDAYSMMKYIHVRDPEKEFYILCNRAFSKEEGIETNERLKITMKRFLDKEITILGSLPEDPVVRKAVREQVPFSLAYPDALISKTLQLIVVRFMEHRAEEIHAHEQTAKKFLSKLRSIFSKGRD from the coding sequence ATGAGAGACCAAGCTGAAACATTACGCTTGAAAATGATGAGGCAGCAGGGCGAACTAGGTAGAGCCATCGCAGTTGTCAGTGGCAAAGGTGGAGTAGGTAAAAGTAACTTCACCATGAATTTTGCTATAACCTTGGCCCAAAAGGGAAAAAGAGTTGCCATTGTAGATATGGATATTGGGATGGGGAATATTCATATTTTAATTGGGAAAAATGCTTCTTATAGTTTGAAAGACTATTTAGAAGGAAATAAATTACTAGATGAGGTAATATTTGAAGGACCTTATGATCTAAAGTATATTTCAGGTGGGTCTGGTATGACGAGCGTTCTAGATTGGTCACAAAGTATGTTTGAGCGATTGATTCATGCCTTTGAACAGCTTCAAAAAAACTATGATTATATTTTATTTGATATGGGGGCTGGTGCGACAAATTGGTCATTAGACTTACTGACATCCATTGATGAAATTATTGTCATTTCAACAGCGGAGCCTACTTCTATAACAGATGCGTACTCCATGATGAAATATATTCATGTACGTGATCCAGAGAAGGAGTTTTACATTCTTTGTAACCGTGCTTTTAGCAAAGAAGAAGGAATTGAAACGAATGAACGTTTAAAAATAACGATGAAACGTTTTTTAGACAAAGAAATAACCATTCTAGGTTCATTACCTGAAGATCCAGTTGTGCGTAAGGCTGTGCGTGAGCAAGTACCATTCTCGCTTGCTTATCCAGACGCACTAATATCAAAGACATTACAACTTATAGTCGTTCGTTTTATGGAACATCGTGCAGAGGAAATACACGCACATGAACAAACAGCTAAAAAATTTTTATCGAAACTCAGAAGTATTTTCTCGAAAGGGCGTGATTAA
- the flhB gene encoding flagellar biosynthesis protein FlhB has protein sequence MKLLLSLDIQFFAGEKTEKATPKKRQDARKKGQVVKSQDISSAIVMLMVFIFLFFFAGSLRDELLAFFRQTFIHNIRIEKLTIDSVMRLFTETLIQMAFIIVPIMAIAFVGALAGNFLQFGFLFTLEPMKFDLKKMDPIKGLKKIFSVKAIVELLKSVLKIGFIGSVTTIIIWTNLPEVLALSFKSPWMTLITVGKLVGIMGIAASLVLLCVSVLDWMYQKHEYEKNLKMSKQDIKDEYKNSEGDPLIKSKIKQRQREMAMRRMMSEVPNADVVITNPTHYAIALKYDEDNMDAPRIVAKGTDFVAQKIKLIAKEHDVIMVENRPLARAMYDQVEIGDQVPEEFFKAVAEILAYVYRIKRKI, from the coding sequence ATGAAGCTACTACTAAGTTTAGATATCCAGTTTTTTGCAGGTGAAAAAACAGAAAAGGCAACCCCTAAAAAACGTCAGGATGCTCGAAAAAAAGGGCAAGTTGTAAAGAGTCAAGATATTTCTAGTGCCATTGTCATGCTTATGGTATTTATCTTTTTATTTTTCTTTGCTGGCTCCTTGCGTGATGAATTATTAGCTTTTTTTAGACAAACATTTATTCATAACATACGCATCGAAAAATTAACGATTGATAGTGTGATGCGTTTATTTACAGAAACATTGATACAGATGGCTTTTATTATTGTGCCCATCATGGCGATTGCTTTTGTTGGAGCTCTTGCGGGTAATTTCCTGCAGTTTGGCTTTTTATTTACATTAGAACCAATGAAATTTGATTTAAAAAAGATGGATCCTATTAAAGGGTTAAAAAAAATATTTTCTGTTAAGGCCATTGTTGAACTGCTGAAGTCGGTCTTAAAGATTGGCTTTATAGGAAGTGTCACAACAATTATTATTTGGACAAACCTACCAGAAGTTTTGGCTTTATCTTTTAAAAGTCCATGGATGACGCTCATTACAGTAGGGAAGCTTGTCGGCATAATGGGTATAGCCGCATCTTTAGTTTTACTTTGTGTATCCGTTCTGGACTGGATGTATCAAAAACATGAGTATGAAAAAAATCTTAAAATGTCTAAGCAAGATATTAAAGATGAATATAAAAATAGTGAGGGTGACCCGCTGATTAAATCCAAAATCAAACAACGTCAACGCGAAATGGCGATGCGTCGTATGATGTCAGAGGTGCCGAATGCAGATGTTGTTATCACCAACCCTACTCACTATGCGATTGCCCTCAAATACGATGAGGACAATATGGATGCCCCACGTATCGTTGCGAAGGGGACAGACTTTGTCGCCCAAAAAATTAAGCTGATCGCCAAAGAGCATGATGTCATAATGGTTGAAAATAGACCTTTAGCACGTGCGATGTATGATCAGGTAGAAATTGGTGATCAAGTACCAGAGGAATTTTTTAAGGCAGTAGCAGAAATACTCGCTTATGTTTACCGTATTAAGCGAAAAATTTAA
- the flhA gene encoding flagellar biosynthesis protein FlhA gives MKVRDIGVLGAVILIVAMLIIPLPPWMLSFLIVINITLGLIVLLTAMSMKEALDFSIFPSVILLLTLFRLGLSVSTTRAILANGDAGSVVETFGDFVVGGNVLVGLVVFLILVLIQFIVITKGAERVAEVAARFTLDAMPGKQMSIDADLNAGVISEKEARERREKVSGEADFYGAMDGATKFVKGDAIASMVMVIINLLFGIIIGVVQMGLPFAEAATHFSKLTVGDGIVSQIPALLISTATGIVVTRASSKGSLGQDITGQLFAQAKLLYVAGGTIILLGLFTPIPDWITIPIGASLITGAYMMGRKKPEDEEELLEIEEEVATDGMKSPENVVNLLNVDPIEFEFGYGLIPLVDATQGGDLLDRVIMIRRQLALELGIVIPVVRIRDNIQLQPNEYRIKIKGNEMARGELLLDHYLAMSPGDDDSIEGIDTVEPSFGLPAKWITEQVKEDAEMYGYTVVDPPSVVSTHLTEIIRANAHELLGRQETKQLIDHLRETHPILVEELTPTPLSTGEIQKVLGKLLRENVSVRNLPIIFETLADYAKLTSDTDILTEYVRQALARQITAQYVGDSSALKVITVSGKVEKMIADSIQQTDHGNYLAMDPQDSQTVLETIAAEVERVSFMEQSAIILCSPAVRMYLRQLTERYFPQIPVLSYNELDASVEIQSVGVVNVQ, from the coding sequence ATGAAAGTTCGCGATATTGGGGTTTTAGGTGCGGTTATTTTAATCGTTGCGATGCTCATCATCCCTCTTCCTCCGTGGATGTTAAGTTTCTTAATTGTCATTAATATTACATTAGGATTAATTGTACTGCTAACAGCAATGAGTATGAAGGAAGCATTGGACTTTTCTATCTTCCCATCGGTCATTTTACTGTTAACCTTGTTCCGATTAGGACTAAGTGTTTCCACAACCCGTGCTATTTTAGCAAATGGTGATGCAGGGTCAGTCGTTGAAACCTTTGGTGATTTCGTAGTTGGCGGGAATGTTCTTGTTGGTTTAGTTGTCTTCTTAATTCTAGTGTTAATTCAGTTTATTGTAATTACAAAGGGCGCGGAGCGTGTAGCTGAAGTAGCAGCACGTTTCACACTCGATGCAATGCCTGGTAAACAAATGAGTATTGATGCTGACTTAAATGCAGGGGTCATTTCCGAAAAAGAAGCACGTGAACGACGTGAAAAGGTATCGGGAGAAGCAGACTTCTATGGAGCGATGGATGGTGCCACAAAATTCGTAAAAGGGGATGCCATTGCCTCAATGGTAATGGTTATTATCAACCTATTATTTGGGATCATTATCGGGGTAGTGCAAATGGGTCTTCCATTTGCAGAAGCAGCAACTCATTTTTCTAAACTAACAGTTGGAGATGGTATTGTATCCCAAATCCCGGCTTTACTTATTTCAACAGCTACAGGGATTGTTGTAACCCGTGCCTCTTCAAAAGGAAGTCTTGGCCAGGATATAACAGGACAATTATTTGCTCAGGCAAAGCTTCTTTATGTAGCTGGTGGAACGATTATCTTACTTGGATTATTTACACCAATTCCAGATTGGATAACGATTCCAATTGGTGCGTCACTCATTACAGGAGCATATATGATGGGGCGTAAGAAGCCAGAGGATGAAGAGGAATTACTTGAAATTGAGGAAGAAGTGGCAACAGATGGCATGAAGAGCCCTGAAAATGTTGTGAATTTATTAAATGTGGACCCGATCGAATTTGAATTTGGTTATGGATTAATACCTTTAGTAGATGCTACACAAGGTGGGGATTTATTAGATCGTGTTATTATGATTCGACGACAGCTAGCATTAGAATTAGGTATCGTCATCCCAGTTGTTCGTATTCGAGATAATATTCAGCTGCAACCAAATGAATATCGTATTAAAATAAAAGGGAATGAAATGGCACGAGGCGAGCTCTTATTAGATCATTATTTAGCGATGAGCCCTGGTGATGATGACTCTATTGAAGGAATTGATACTGTGGAGCCATCATTTGGACTACCAGCGAAATGGATTACGGAGCAAGTGAAAGAAGATGCCGAAATGTATGGTTACACAGTTGTTGATCCACCAAGTGTGGTGTCAACACACTTAACAGAAATCATTCGAGCAAATGCACATGAGTTACTAGGACGCCAAGAGACGAAGCAGTTAATCGATCACTTACGCGAAACACATCCTATTTTAGTCGAAGAATTAACACCGACTCCTTTGTCTACTGGAGAAATCCAAAAGGTACTTGGCAAGCTTCTTCGAGAAAATGTGTCTGTACGTAACTTACCTATAATTTTTGAGACATTAGCAGACTATGCAAAATTAACGAGTGATACAGATATTTTAACGGAGTATGTCCGTCAAGCATTAGCACGTCAAATTACTGCACAATATGTTGGAGATAGTTCAGCATTAAAGGTGATTACGGTGTCAGGTAAAGTAGAAAAAATGATTGCTGATAGTATTCAACAAACGGATCACGGAAATTATTTAGCAATGGATCCTCAAGATTCTCAAACCGTTTTAGAGACTATTGCAGCAGAAGTAGAGCGTGTTTCCTTTATGGAGCAATCCGCTATCATTTTATGCTCTCCAGCAGTTCGTATGTATTTACGACAATTGACGGAGCGTTATTTCCCTCAAATTCCAGTTCTCTCTTATAATGAGCTGGATGCTTCAGTTGAAATTCAAAGTGTTGGGGTGGTGAATGTTCAATGA
- the fliQ gene encoding flagellar biosynthesis protein FliQ: MTGELVISIAERAIMIILLTSGPLLLVALITGLAVSIFQATTSIQEQTLAFVPKIVAVLVAIVFFGPWMLSQVTSYARDIFENLTRYIG, encoded by the coding sequence ATGACAGGTGAATTGGTTATTTCCATAGCAGAACGTGCCATTATGATTATCCTTCTAACAAGCGGTCCGCTATTATTAGTTGCTTTAATCACTGGTTTAGCGGTAAGTATCTTTCAAGCAACAACTTCGATACAAGAGCAAACATTAGCATTTGTACCCAAAATTGTCGCTGTCCTAGTGGCCATCGTATTCTTTGGCCCATGGATGTTATCTCAAGTTACTAGCTATGCGAGAGACATATTCGAGAATTTAACACGTTATATAGGGTGA
- the flhF gene encoding flagellar biosynthesis protein FlhF has translation MKMKKYYASSIPEAMKQVRAELGEDAVILNSKVVITKKFFGMIKKKSFEVVAGVDVMEPSYVAPAPAVLPVETKENARLQEITNAIQAKVHQEPTPHVAAVHEDTSISEELRKEIADLKSLMQSMHKKTTQAQYPDELFPFIEYLRQQELSEELITTIGDELFMHFKEASEINFSQCKLITKNLLRKQLEALPVGGLSYERKYINVLGPTGVGKTTTIAKMAARAVLEKKKKVGFITTDTYRIAAIEQLKTYAGLLQAPVEIAYNATDFEQAIQSLSHLDLVFIDTAGRNYKEVKYVDDLQRLIKFDDQAESYLVLAMTTKEKDMENIVDQFKQLPIEKFIFTKIDETNSIGTMINLMIKYNKGLAYYTNGQEVPEDIEEADLEAVLNLFFQGEEK, from the coding sequence ATGAAAATGAAAAAATATTATGCATCATCCATACCAGAGGCGATGAAGCAAGTGCGGGCAGAATTAGGTGAGGACGCAGTCATTTTAAATTCAAAAGTAGTCATCACAAAGAAATTTTTCGGTATGATTAAAAAGAAAAGTTTTGAAGTGGTCGCGGGAGTTGATGTTATGGAGCCAAGTTATGTGGCTCCAGCACCAGCTGTACTACCTGTAGAAACAAAAGAAAATGCAAGGTTACAAGAGATTACAAATGCTATTCAAGCAAAAGTCCATCAAGAGCCAACACCACATGTTGCAGCAGTGCATGAGGATACTAGCATCTCTGAAGAATTGAGGAAGGAAATTGCAGATTTAAAATCTTTAATGCAATCGATGCATAAAAAGACCACCCAAGCTCAATATCCCGATGAACTCTTCCCCTTCATTGAATACTTAAGACAGCAAGAGCTAAGTGAAGAGCTCATCACAACGATAGGTGATGAGCTTTTTATGCATTTCAAAGAAGCGTCAGAAATAAATTTTTCACAATGTAAATTAATAACGAAAAATTTACTACGTAAGCAGCTAGAGGCCCTTCCTGTCGGAGGATTGTCCTATGAAAGAAAGTATATAAATGTTTTAGGCCCAACAGGAGTTGGAAAGACTACAACGATTGCTAAAATGGCAGCGCGAGCTGTGTTAGAAAAAAAGAAAAAAGTCGGCTTTATTACGACCGATACGTATCGAATTGCTGCCATAGAACAGCTAAAAACATATGCAGGTCTTTTACAGGCTCCAGTTGAAATTGCTTATAATGCGACCGATTTCGAGCAAGCAATCCAAAGTTTATCCCATTTAGATTTGGTGTTTATTGATACAGCAGGTCGCAATTATAAAGAGGTCAAGTATGTGGATGATCTCCAACGTCTCATTAAGTTCGATGATCAAGCAGAGTCTTACTTAGTCCTTGCTATGACAACGAAAGAAAAGGATATGGAGAACATTGTAGACCAATTTAAGCAATTACCAATTGAAAAATTCATTTTCACAAAAATTGATGAAACAAATTCTATTGGCACAATGATCAATTTAATGATTAAATATAATAAAGGACTTGCTTACTATACGAATGGTCAAGAAGTACCAGAAGATATTGAGGAAGCTGATTTAGAAGCAGTACTTAATTTGTTTTTTCAAGGTGAAGAAAAATGA
- a CDS encoding protein-glutamate methylesterase/protein-glutamine glutaminase, translating to MDFLHKSKLLVVDDSAFMRKLISDFFVGNSKVEVVGTARNGKDAIKKIQSLKPTVVTMDIEMPEMNGLDALKEIMIQCPVPVIMLSSTTQRGTENAIAAIESGAVDFVAKPSGTISLDLHKIQNELVHKVEQAAMVPISKLKKPSGSKKQQEPVTRASTVVKEPQQHGRTPTLMNVAASNVATSKPLVEWSKVGKKMVLIGTSTGGPRALQEVITKIPKSIQAPILIVQHMPAGFTKSLATRLDQLSEIAVKEAEQGDILQNGVAYIAPGGYHLKLRKVGTTFGIVLDNQEAPRSGHRPSVDVMFEDVSQYKDFDKVAVIMTGMGHDGSNGLKALKKSGNVIAIAESAETCIVYGMPKAAVETQLVDEVADVDDIAQTIMKYLP from the coding sequence TTGGACTTTTTACATAAAAGCAAGCTATTAGTTGTGGATGATTCTGCTTTTATGAGAAAGCTAATTAGTGACTTTTTTGTTGGCAACTCTAAGGTGGAAGTAGTTGGAACGGCACGAAATGGAAAAGATGCGATCAAAAAAATACAGTCGTTGAAGCCAACAGTTGTGACAATGGATATTGAGATGCCTGAAATGAATGGGCTAGATGCTTTAAAAGAAATTATGATTCAATGTCCAGTTCCTGTAATAATGCTCTCGAGTACCACTCAACGTGGGACAGAAAATGCAATAGCAGCAATTGAGAGTGGTGCAGTAGATTTTGTCGCAAAGCCAAGCGGAACCATTTCTCTTGATTTACATAAAATCCAAAATGAGCTTGTTCACAAAGTAGAGCAGGCGGCAATGGTGCCGATTTCCAAACTGAAAAAACCTTCTGGTAGTAAAAAACAACAAGAACCAGTGACAAGAGCGAGTACCGTAGTAAAGGAGCCACAACAGCATGGACGAACACCAACTCTTATGAATGTTGCTGCTAGCAATGTAGCTACATCAAAGCCACTGGTAGAATGGAGTAAAGTTGGAAAGAAAATGGTGTTAATTGGTACATCAACCGGAGGACCTCGTGCACTTCAGGAGGTCATTACTAAAATTCCTAAGTCCATACAAGCACCTATATTAATTGTTCAGCATATGCCAGCTGGATTTACTAAATCACTTGCTACTCGTCTGGATCAGCTAAGTGAAATTGCTGTAAAAGAAGCGGAACAGGGCGATATATTGCAAAATGGAGTAGCTTATATTGCACCGGGTGGTTATCATTTAAAGCTGAGAAAAGTAGGAACGACTTTTGGCATTGTTCTTGATAATCAGGAAGCACCGAGATCAGGCCATCGCCCTTCTGTAGATGTAATGTTTGAAGATGTTAGTCAATATAAGGATTTTGATAAAGTGGCAGTCATTATGACTGGTATGGGCCATGATGGTTCTAATGGACTGAAAGCATTGAAAAAAAGTGGTAATGTCATAGCTATTGCAGAATCAGCCGAAACTTGCATTGTATATGGTATGCCAAAAGCAGCAGTAGAAACGCAACTTGTTGATGAAGTTGCAGATGTAGATGATATTGCACAAACAATAATGAAATATTTGCCTTAA
- the fliR gene encoding flagellar biosynthetic protein FliR, producing MNELIPHLTVFLLVLVRVSAFFVTVPFFSYRTIPPQVKITLALVLAWMMYYTIDVEPLVFNDEYILLVMKEALVGLLLGLMGYIIMSAIQIAGSFIDFQMGFAIANIIDPQTGAQSPLIGQFFNMLALLFLLAIDGHHMILNGIYYSYQFLPMDQFPSFASESLPKFIMTTFTAVFAIAFQMAAPVVATLFLVDLALGITAKTVPQLNIFVVGFPIKIGVSFLVMFTMMAVMIQVIQKLITIMIYGIRDLMAILGGG from the coding sequence ATGAATGAATTAATTCCACATTTAACGGTTTTCTTATTAGTACTTGTGCGTGTTTCAGCATTTTTTGTTACGGTCCCTTTTTTTTCATATAGGACCATTCCGCCACAAGTCAAAATTACTCTCGCACTGGTATTAGCTTGGATGATGTACTATACAATTGATGTTGAGCCATTGGTCTTCAATGATGAATACATATTATTAGTGATGAAAGAAGCACTTGTTGGACTATTGCTTGGTCTTATGGGCTACATCATCATGTCTGCAATACAAATTGCAGGAAGCTTTATTGATTTTCAAATGGGATTTGCCATTGCCAATATTATTGATCCACAAACAGGTGCGCAAAGCCCATTAATTGGTCAGTTCTTTAATATGCTAGCACTTCTTTTTTTATTAGCGATTGATGGCCATCATATGATTCTGAATGGAATTTACTATAGCTATCAATTTTTACCGATGGATCAATTTCCTAGTTTTGCTAGTGAAAGCTTACCTAAATTTATTATGACGACTTTCACAGCCGTTTTCGCGATAGCATTTCAGATGGCTGCTCCTGTTGTGGCGACCTTATTTTTAGTCGATTTAGCTTTAGGAATAACAGCAAAAACAGTACCGCAATTAAATATTTTTGTGGTCGGTTTTCCGATTAAAATCGGAGTTAGTTTTTTAGTAATGTTTACAATGATGGCTGTGATGATTCAAGTTATTCAAAAGCTCATTACGATTATGATCTACGGTATACGGGATTTAATGGCCATTTTAGGTGGTGGATGA